One part of the [Synechococcus] sp. NIES-970 genome encodes these proteins:
- a CDS encoding hypothetical protein (conserved hypothetical protein), which translates to MSNLPQSFEETLKQAKAATLSSLEAGCGRILIELCFPEIALKAQALAWDWAQLFVEEYGSGLKIFFPDTGAAALARRDWGEIPFKVTDIGTSRSPIENKIGDDDQIFIIVCPSAVEVGQVEKLCNLAGDRPVIMLIPQLEDVAVVGIGYAARQLRERFISTLETAYYIRPYEGAMVWRAYPSAWEVYLEKAEDQYELIASETSKPLGEYLERLLLAAVEPEAGQGDNPNAPKIKKTGILGGLQNFLKALSN; encoded by the coding sequence ATGTCCAATCTGCCCCAGTCCTTTGAAGAAACCCTCAAACAAGCGAAAGCTGCGACCCTAAGCAGTTTAGAAGCGGGCTGTGGGCGAATCTTGATCGAGCTTTGTTTCCCAGAAATTGCCCTAAAAGCGCAGGCCCTCGCTTGGGATTGGGCACAACTGTTTGTGGAAGAGTACGGTTCGGGGTTGAAAATTTTCTTCCCGGATACCGGGGCGGCGGCCCTCGCACGGCGAGATTGGGGGGAAATTCCCTTTAAGGTGACGGACATCGGCACTTCGCGATCGCCTATCGAAAACAAAATCGGTGACGATGACCAAATTTTTATTATTGTCTGCCCCTCGGCGGTGGAAGTGGGCCAGGTAGAAAAGCTCTGTAATTTGGCGGGCGATCGCCCGGTGATTATGCTGATTCCCCAACTAGAAGACGTGGCGGTTGTGGGCATTGGCTACGCGGCGCGGCAGCTGCGGGAGCGGTTTATCAGCACCCTCGAAACTGCTTACTACATCCGGCCCTACGAAGGGGCGATGGTTTGGCGGGCTTATCCCTCTGCCTGGGAAGTGTATTTAGAAAAAGCAGAAGACCAGTACGAGCTGATCGCCAGTGAAACCAGTAAACCCCTCGGTGAATATCTAGAACGGCTCCTGTTGGCGGCGGTGGAACCGGAAGCAGGACAAGGGGACAATCCCAATGCCCCAAAAATCAAGAAAACGGGTATTCTCGGCGGCTTGCAAAATTTTCTGAAGGCGCTGAGCAATTAG
- a CDS encoding hypothetical protein (conserved hypothetical protein; similarity to phosphoesterase) produces the protein MMGINKTEITIAVVGDVHDQWDPLGDRLSLEILGVDLVLFVGDFGNEAVGLVQHIAALPLPKAVIFGNHDAWYTASDWGRKKAPYDHNREDRVQAQLDMLGGTHVGYGHLDLPEFQLSIVGARPFSWGGEKWKNEKFYGDRYGVHDFAESTALIEKNIAACQHETLIFLGHNGPTGLGSEPEDICGRDWNPIGGDYGDPDFGQAIATAKTQGKTVALATFGHMHHSLRHRKDRLRTQHRFVDETLYFNAARVPRIQRYSNGDCQHSFSVITLSQNQATKAELVWVNPVKHEQTREMLWSRPNPPL, from the coding sequence ATGATGGGGATAAATAAAACAGAAATAACTATTGCTGTGGTGGGGGATGTCCATGACCAGTGGGATCCCCTGGGCGATCGCCTGTCCCTCGAGATACTTGGGGTAGATCTGGTGCTGTTTGTGGGGGACTTTGGCAATGAGGCAGTGGGTCTGGTGCAACATATTGCCGCATTGCCCCTACCGAAAGCGGTGATCTTTGGGAACCATGACGCTTGGTACACCGCCTCCGATTGGGGCCGAAAAAAAGCCCCCTATGACCACAATCGAGAAGACCGGGTGCAGGCACAATTAGACATGCTTGGGGGAACCCACGTGGGCTATGGTCATCTCGATTTACCCGAATTTCAGTTATCCATTGTGGGGGCGCGGCCCTTTAGCTGGGGCGGCGAGAAGTGGAAAAATGAAAAATTCTATGGCGATCGCTATGGTGTCCATGACTTCGCCGAATCTACTGCTTTGATCGAGAAAAATATTGCCGCCTGTCAGCACGAAACGCTGATTTTTCTTGGTCACAACGGCCCCACGGGTTTAGGCAGCGAACCGGAGGATATCTGTGGCCGCGATTGGAATCCCATTGGCGGTGACTACGGGGATCCAGATTTCGGGCAGGCGATCGCCACCGCAAAAACCCAAGGCAAAACCGTCGCCCTCGCCACCTTTGGTCACATGCACCACAGCCTCCGCCACCGTAAGGATCGTCTGCGCACCCAGCATCGATTTGTGGACGAAACCCTCTATTTCAACGCCGCCCGGGTCCCCCGCATCCAGCGCTATAGCAACGGCGATTGCCAGCACAGTTTTTCTGTGATTACCCTCAGCCAGAACCAAGCGACGAAAGCCGAACTGGTGTGGGTGAATCCGGTAAAGCATGAGCAAACGCGGGAAATGCTCTGGTCACGCCCTAACCCACCTCTGTAA
- a CDS encoding glyoxalase family protein superfamily protein, with translation MASSPIQVTGCLHTAILVADVQRAAAFYDRLLALPKVERPFTYGGVWYQLPQMQLHLIEDPAFQGRLPNPEKLGRNPHIAFGVRDLDAVRSHLDRENYPYELSQSGRRALFVQDPDGNVIEITEVG, from the coding sequence ATGGCATCTTCTCCGATTCAAGTGACGGGCTGTTTACACACGGCAATTTTGGTTGCAGATGTGCAACGGGCAGCTGCTTTTTATGACCGCCTTTTGGCATTGCCCAAGGTGGAGCGGCCTTTTACCTATGGCGGCGTTTGGTACCAGTTGCCACAAATGCAACTGCATCTCATCGAAGATCCGGCCTTCCAGGGGAGATTGCCCAATCCAGAAAAATTGGGTCGGAATCCGCATATTGCCTTCGGGGTGAGAGACCTTGATGCTGTGCGATCGCATTTAGACCGCGAAAATTATCCCTATGAATTGAGTCAGTCGGGGCGGCGGGCGCTATTTGTGCAGGATCCTGACGGCAACGTGATCGAAATTACAGAGGTGGGTTAG
- a CDS encoding hypothetical protein (conserved hypothetical protein) — MNHQPFSTQGNSAAFEKEALERFRHLTGILPRRCQVYREVWGESTVLTLDFLACPTHLIPVKEQSMMLLLGADHLGLAQSILFRLGPKIEGWVNFRTVES; from the coding sequence ATGAATCATCAACCTTTTTCGACCCAAGGTAATAGTGCCGCCTTTGAAAAAGAAGCCCTCGAACGATTCCGTCACCTGACGGGGATTTTGCCGCGCCGCTGTCAGGTCTACCGGGAGGTATGGGGAGAATCAACCGTGCTCACCCTGGATTTTTTGGCCTGTCCGACTCACCTGATTCCCGTCAAAGAACAGTCCATGATGCTACTCTTAGGGGCTGATCACCTGGGTCTCGCCCAGTCTATTTTGTTCCGCTTAGGGCCTAAAATTGAAGGCTGGGTGAATTTTCGGACGGTAGAATCCTAG
- a CDS encoding hypothetical protein (conserved hypothetical protein), whose product MVEFNRLEKKGIDRSIRRGLLNQIRHGLDIKFPQEAESIFADIQRIPSIYALKIIENRLYHLNTVSELRLLYRNLL is encoded by the coding sequence ATGGTTGAGTTTAATCGACTGGAAAAAAAAGGAATTGATCGCAGTATCCGCCGCGGCCTTCTGAATCAGATTCGCCATGGCTTAGATATCAAGTTCCCCCAGGAAGCAGAGTCAATTTTTGCAGATATTCAAAGAATTCCCAGCATCTATGCGCTCAAAATCATTGAAAATCGCCTCTATCATCTCAATACAGTTAGCGAGTTGCGTTTACTCTACCGAAATCTGCTCTAA
- a CDS encoding ATPase, AAA family domain protein — translation MGFLENIHSLKTFICAFHPIIVIETVEEERVETLLREVVKELQTPLFEWTVNLGLAPTPGTKYAPRTNEYARPGANKPIAFENTTEPLDVLKYMGQMERNGVFWLKDFMTHLEDPRVLREVRELADTYSVVNSALVITGEAIALPKAIAHDAVYFELTLPDGDELYQTLSAVMRELKVRHQLTINLQGNELNQFVHALSGMTLKQARQAIAYAALIDGELNGTDILKVIHRKAQILREESLLELFPVEENTAKLGGFVGLKEWLKRAQVGFSATAKQVNLPAPKGILIVGVQGCGKSLAAKTIAREWQLPLLKLDAGRLYNKFVGESEKNFRQAIKLAESMAPTVLWIDEIEKSFGNTSGDGDGGLSLRLFGSFLTWLQEKSQEVFVVATANDLLKLPPELLRKGRFDEIFFVDLPNAQERAAIFSIHLTRHRQNLQNFDLRTLVTTAAGYSGAEIEQAIIAGLYQALYEQTPLTTEALVTQMKNTVPLSVSRREDVEKLRAIASERFVSAR, via the coding sequence ATGGGCTTTTTAGAAAATATCCACAGTTTAAAAACCTTCATTTGTGCATTTCACCCGATTATTGTGATCGAAACAGTAGAGGAAGAGCGGGTCGAAACACTACTCCGGGAAGTGGTCAAGGAGTTACAAACGCCACTATTTGAGTGGACGGTAAATTTGGGTTTGGCCCCAACCCCGGGAACGAAATATGCCCCCCGCACCAATGAATATGCCCGGCCTGGGGCAAATAAGCCGATCGCCTTTGAGAATACAACGGAGCCCCTCGATGTCCTCAAGTACATGGGGCAAATGGAACGCAACGGCGTCTTTTGGCTCAAGGATTTTATGACCCACCTAGAAGATCCCCGGGTACTGCGGGAAGTGCGAGAGCTTGCTGATACCTATAGTGTGGTGAATTCGGCCCTGGTGATTACCGGGGAGGCGATCGCCTTACCCAAGGCGATCGCCCACGATGCGGTGTATTTTGAGCTGACCCTACCCGATGGTGATGAACTCTACCAAACCCTCTCGGCGGTGATGCGAGAGCTGAAGGTCCGCCATCAACTGACGATCAATCTCCAGGGAAACGAACTAAACCAGTTTGTTCACGCCCTCAGTGGTATGACCCTCAAGCAAGCCCGCCAGGCGATCGCCTATGCCGCGTTGATTGATGGGGAACTCAATGGCACAGATATCCTCAAAGTGATTCACCGCAAGGCCCAGATCCTCCGGGAAGAGTCTCTCCTTGAACTGTTTCCCGTCGAAGAAAACACCGCCAAGCTGGGAGGCTTTGTGGGCCTTAAAGAATGGCTCAAGCGGGCTCAGGTGGGGTTTAGTGCAACCGCAAAACAGGTCAATCTCCCGGCGCCGAAGGGAATTTTAATCGTTGGGGTTCAAGGCTGTGGTAAATCTCTCGCGGCAAAAACGATCGCCAGGGAATGGCAATTGCCTTTGCTCAAGCTCGATGCCGGCCGCCTCTACAACAAATTCGTCGGGGAATCGGAGAAAAATTTTCGTCAGGCGATTAAACTGGCCGAATCCATGGCGCCGACGGTGTTGTGGATTGATGAAATCGAAAAAAGCTTTGGTAATACCAGCGGTGATGGCGATGGGGGCTTAAGTTTGCGTCTATTTGGGTCATTTCTCACCTGGCTCCAAGAAAAATCCCAGGAGGTTTTTGTGGTGGCAACGGCCAACGATCTGCTAAAACTTCCCCCGGAGTTGTTGCGGAAAGGCCGCTTTGATGAAATCTTTTTCGTGGATCTGCCCAATGCCCAGGAGCGGGCGGCAATTTTTTCGATTCACCTGACGCGTCATCGACAAAATCTTCAAAACTTTGATCTACGTACCCTCGTCACTACCGCAGCGGGCTATAGCGGTGCGGAAATCGAACAGGCCATTATCGCCGGACTTTACCAGGCACTTTATGAACAAACGCCCCTGACCACAGAAGCCCTTGTGACCCAGATGAAAAATACCGTGCCCCTCTCGGTTTCCCGCCGGGAAGATGTGGAAAAATTACGGGCGATCGCCTCAGAACGGTTCGTCTCGGCGCGGTAA
- a CDS encoding methyltransferase, putative, with protein sequence MRIYGNRQIKTLPGELTRPTLAKVREAIFNIWQGQVSGCRWLDLCAGSGSMGAEALCRNASKVIAIEKNPQACRIIQENWQKIAKDHQKYQILKGDLRKRLENLGGETFDLIYFDPPYAAKLYDSVLAKIVDLALLAPGGELAVEYDPKLWQPIELSELELFKEKNYGKTAIAFYRPAQ encoded by the coding sequence ATGCGAATCTATGGCAACCGACAGATCAAGACTCTCCCCGGCGAATTAACGCGGCCGACCCTAGCAAAGGTGCGAGAGGCGATTTTTAACATTTGGCAAGGTCAAGTGTCCGGTTGCCGCTGGCTTGATCTCTGTGCCGGATCCGGCTCAATGGGAGCAGAAGCATTATGTCGTAATGCCTCAAAAGTTATTGCAATCGAAAAAAATCCCCAAGCCTGCCGCATTATTCAAGAAAATTGGCAGAAAATTGCAAAAGACCACCAAAAATACCAAATTCTCAAAGGTGATCTCCGCAAACGACTGGAAAATTTGGGCGGTGAAACCTTTGACCTGATTTACTTTGACCCACCCTACGCCGCAAAACTTTATGACTCGGTTTTAGCGAAGATTGTCGATTTGGCATTGCTGGCCCCAGGGGGAGAACTGGCCGTGGAGTATGACCCCAAACTCTGGCAACCGATTGAATTGTCCGAGTTAGAGCTATTCAAGGAGAAAAACTACGGCAAAACGGCGATCGCCTTCTATCGTCCTGCCCAATAA